From the Salvelinus namaycush isolate Seneca unplaced genomic scaffold, SaNama_1.0 Scaffold205, whole genome shotgun sequence genome, one window contains:
- the LOC120038043 gene encoding probable rRNA-processing protein ebp2, translating to MVEEERREFIEHYKRGDLEEEEEKEEDKEDILPPDKSIRRRAVGWINKKWEKRNLKKIERTYQREAEEGYKIVHIAIPGHTRLTATMTRAEREREKRKELLKAEKRRKKMEDFNKQWREQSLLKKQTHQKLKEERGKMKGHYLEQMNLEADAQINTRCLTTQHSHDYLETTQPTGSGDGHQERPRRQQAWAENQEGSSENQQGGPENQQGGPDSQQLEAPEEAETSEPTSKNKKRPGIWKRIKMG from the exons atggtggaagaggaaagaagggAATTCATTGAACATTACAAGAGGGGTgacttagaggaggaggaggaaaaggaagaaGACAAGGAGGACATTCTCCCACCTGATAAAAGTATCCGAAGGAGAGCTGTGGGCTGGAtaaataagaagtgggagaagagGAACCTCAAGAAGATCGAGAGAACCTATCAGAGAGAAGCTGAGGAGGGCTATAAGATCGTCCACATAG CCATCCCTGGACACACAAGGCTAACAGCCACCATGAcacgggcagagagagagagggagaagaggaaggagctgctgaaggctgagaagagaaggaagaagatGGAGGATTTTAATAAGCAGTGGAGAGAGCAGTCCCTGCTTAAAAAACAAACTCATCAGaaactgaaggaggagagggggaagatgaAGGGACATTACCTGGAGCAGATGAATCTGGAGGCTGATGCTCAAATCAACACCCGGTGTCTAACCACCCAACACAGCCACGATTATCTGGAGACAACACAGCCCACTGGATCTGGAGATGGCCACCAGGAAAGGCCAAGGAGGCAACAGGCATGGGCAGAGAACCAGGAGGGGAGTTCAGAGAACCAGCAGGGGGGGCCAGAGAACCAACAGGGGGGGCCAGACAGCCAGCAGCTAGAAGCTCCAGAAGAGGCTGAAACATCAGAGCCAACCTCCAAGAACAAGAAAAGGCCAGGCATCTGGAAGAGAATTAAGATGGGGTAA